In Afipia sp. GAS231, a single window of DNA contains:
- a CDS encoding sulfite exporter TauE/SafE family protein has protein sequence MNFLFVCAVGLAAGTISGIVGTGSSIMLVPVLVYEFGPKEAVPIMAVAAVMANLSRVLAWWREVDWRACAAYTIPGIPAAALGARTLLVLPSRAVDIAIGLFLMAMVPARHWLARHQLTISLWHLAIGGAIIGYLTGIVVSTGPLSVPLFLFYGLTKGAFLATEAASSLGVFLSKSATFQRFGALDAAVALKGLIAGASLMSGAFIAKRFVLKLDPDLFRRIMDGIMIAAGLSMLWNAAYAS, from the coding sequence TTGAATTTCTTGTTTGTCTGCGCCGTCGGGCTCGCGGCGGGAACGATCAGCGGCATTGTAGGCACCGGCTCCTCGATCATGCTGGTGCCGGTGCTGGTCTATGAATTCGGTCCAAAAGAGGCCGTGCCGATCATGGCTGTTGCGGCCGTGATGGCCAACCTGTCGCGCGTGCTCGCCTGGTGGCGCGAGGTCGATTGGCGTGCATGCGCCGCCTACACGATACCAGGCATTCCGGCGGCGGCGCTTGGGGCGCGGACGTTGCTGGTACTGCCGTCGCGTGCGGTCGACATCGCGATCGGGCTGTTTCTGATGGCGATGGTGCCGGCGCGGCATTGGCTCGCTCGGCATCAGCTAACGATATCGCTGTGGCATCTCGCTATCGGCGGCGCGATCATCGGCTACCTGACGGGTATTGTGGTCTCCACCGGACCGCTCAGCGTTCCCTTGTTCTTGTTTTACGGCCTGACCAAGGGCGCATTTCTTGCCACCGAGGCCGCAAGCTCACTCGGCGTTTTTCTCAGCAAGTCGGCAACCTTCCAGCGCTTTGGCGCTCTTGACGCCGCAGTGGCGCTGAAAGGGTTGATCGCCGGGGCTTCGCTGATGTCGGGAGCTTTCATCGCAAAGCGTTTTGTCTTGAAGCTGGATCCGGACCTCTTTCGCCGCATCATGGACGGGATCATGATTGCGGCTGGCCTATCCATGTTATGGAACGCCGCTTACGCGAGCTGA
- a CDS encoding MmgE/PrpD family protein encodes MTADTPAVSLTRAFTDLLAAWRPHHPELLDRCRLLLLDGLAVAVAGAGERGPSLMAEQTRAECPDGPATVIGHGFATSVVQAARVNGMAMHVLDFEPMWNPPNHALSTLLPALLALAELRERDGEGPQGHAVLRAIAKGVEAQGRLRLASGQIEPARLSIHPPGAVGALAAALACADMLGLEGERLAAAVAVASSRTGGLLANVGSMTKALHCGDAAANGVQAAMLAAAGFSADEDALGSPRGWGASLFGATFEPAHLLAPIGIGRAINPGPAWKLFPSQFATHFAITAALEAREAIGADALKRISRVELRTPVMPYIDRPRPYSGLDGKFSWQYTAAIALLDGKVEPASFKDERRFKEDVVALLDRTVLIGDGAISGRFDQMHVEISVELNDGQIIQRRCDAPMGSWSRPVPDERVTAKARALLVDAIGAEKTMAVERAIAAPGGFHIRPLMALLA; translated from the coding sequence GTGACTGCCGACACGCCCGCGGTCTCGCTGACCCGCGCCTTCACCGATTTGCTGGCGGCGTGGCGGCCGCATCATCCGGAATTGCTGGATCGCTGCAGGCTGCTGTTGCTCGATGGCTTGGCCGTCGCGGTGGCGGGTGCCGGCGAACGCGGGCCGAGCCTGATGGCTGAGCAGACGCGTGCCGAATGTCCTGACGGGCCGGCCACCGTGATCGGCCACGGATTTGCGACCAGCGTCGTGCAAGCCGCGCGCGTCAACGGCATGGCGATGCATGTGCTGGATTTCGAACCGATGTGGAATCCGCCGAACCACGCGTTGTCGACGCTGCTGCCGGCGCTGCTGGCGCTGGCTGAGTTGCGCGAGCGGGATGGCGAAGGCCCGCAAGGACACGCGGTGTTGCGGGCCATCGCCAAAGGTGTCGAGGCGCAGGGGCGGCTGCGTCTGGCGTCAGGTCAGATCGAACCGGCCAGACTCTCGATCCATCCGCCGGGCGCGGTCGGCGCGCTTGCGGCAGCGCTTGCATGCGCCGACATGCTTGGTCTCGAAGGCGAGCGGTTGGCTGCGGCGGTCGCCGTCGCCAGTTCGCGCACTGGCGGGTTGCTCGCCAATGTCGGCTCGATGACCAAGGCGCTGCATTGTGGCGATGCCGCTGCGAACGGCGTGCAGGCCGCGATGCTGGCAGCGGCGGGTTTTAGCGCCGACGAAGACGCGCTCGGCAGCCCGCGCGGCTGGGGCGCTTCGCTGTTCGGCGCGACGTTCGAGCCTGCGCATCTGCTGGCGCCGATTGGCATCGGCCGCGCGATAAACCCTGGTCCGGCCTGGAAGCTGTTCCCGTCGCAATTCGCGACACATTTCGCGATCACCGCGGCGCTCGAAGCGCGCGAGGCCATCGGCGCCGATGCGCTGAAGCGGATTTCACGCGTCGAACTGCGAACGCCGGTGATGCCATACATCGACCGGCCGCGCCCGTATTCGGGCCTCGACGGAAAATTCTCGTGGCAATATACGGCTGCTATCGCCCTGCTCGACGGCAAGGTCGAGCCGGCGAGCTTCAAGGACGAACGGCGGTTCAAGGAGGATGTCGTGGCGCTGCTCGATCGCACCGTCCTGATCGGCGATGGCGCGATCTCCGGCCGCTTCGACCAGATGCATGTCGAGATATCAGTTGAATTGAACGATGGCCAGATCATCCAGCGGCGTTGCGATGCGCCGATGGGGAGCTGGAGCCGGCCTGTGCCGGACGAACGGGTCACGGCGAAGGCACGCGCACTATTGGTTGACGCCATCGGCGCCGAAAAGACGATGGCGGTCGAGCGCGCCATTGCAGCCCCCGGCGGATTTCATATTCGCCCGTTGATGGCGCTGCTCGCTTAG
- a CDS encoding GntR family transcriptional regulator has translation MSAVTRPVAAGFPWSSSNFGIFFPLFALHMNVYMVIHRGKVEVSPWEAAISGSNTVEDDTLVAWPGAASSRAAGGLAEQAYRAIRNAIQEGQLEAGQRVLELELCSWLKVSRTPIREAMRRLQSDGMLVHAPGGGLSVAQHDLRAVAELYDVRERLEGAAAGMSARFADATEIHMLQAMVDTHRQLPDDPKIHARENTLFHEHIYRAAHNRFLLKSLQDLHDSVVLLGRTTFAAPGRIAEAQGEHQAIVAAIARRDEAAAEELARRHVRRGYELRLAAMAEAARAGSQNRVDSSRDLLRR, from the coding sequence GTGTCGGCAGTCACGCGACCGGTTGCCGCGGGGTTTCCATGGTCGAGTTCCAATTTCGGCATTTTCTTCCCACTTTTTGCTTTGCATATGAATGTATACATGGTTATACACCGAGGAAAGGTCGAAGTTTCTCCTTGGGAGGCGGCTATTTCGGGATCGAACACGGTTGAGGATGACACGCTTGTGGCCTGGCCCGGCGCAGCCTCATCGCGGGCGGCCGGCGGGCTGGCCGAGCAGGCCTATCGGGCGATCCGCAATGCGATCCAGGAGGGCCAGCTCGAAGCCGGCCAACGCGTGCTCGAACTCGAGCTTTGTTCCTGGCTCAAGGTCAGCCGCACGCCGATCCGCGAAGCGATGCGCCGCCTACAATCCGACGGCATGCTGGTCCATGCGCCGGGTGGCGGGCTTTCGGTTGCGCAGCACGATTTGCGCGCGGTCGCCGAACTCTATGATGTGCGCGAGCGCCTCGAAGGCGCGGCGGCCGGGATGTCGGCGCGCTTTGCCGACGCGACCGAAATCCACATGCTGCAGGCGATGGTGGATACGCATCGTCAGTTGCCCGACGATCCCAAAATCCATGCGCGGGAGAATACGCTTTTCCACGAGCATATTTACCGCGCCGCCCACAACCGCTTTCTGCTGAAGAGCCTGCAGGACCTGCACGATTCCGTCGTCCTGCTCGGCCGCACCACGTTCGCCGCTCCCGGCCGTATCGCGGAAGCGCAGGGCGAACATCAGGCCATCGTTGCCGCCATCGCGCGGCGCGACGAAGCTGCGGCCGAGGAACTGGCCCGCCGTCATGTTCGGCGCGGCTACGAACTGCGACTGGCGGCGATGGCCGAGGCCGCGCGCGCCGGATCGCAAAATCGCGTTGATAGCTCAAGGGATCTGCTGCGCCGATAG
- a CDS encoding ABC transporter substrate-binding protein: MTRTGDRDITRRTVLTSISAALALGALAPSRAMVAAEDWPAVQAAALKEGKLSFYHNLRPQGVEQLMIEFRKANPGIQTEQIRLGSAPLIERFSTEFNAGRNLADAMLTFPDDAMFAGVDKAGWAAEWTPPELAAFNQDVNHGNKIFAVHTSRNVIIYNKQRVKPSDAPKEWTDLWDPKWKGKVAMDPPWRSIAVQGLVAFWVKNGIPDAAQKLKANDIRFFEGSAGVFQAVLRGDVMVATLADLPLEPGLEDGAPIGFVYPKSGTATNSGYVMVSGRAPHPNAGKVFVNWLLSAPGQLVLQEQGGLPVTRPGVAPTKFIPPTSALSNAVDSLTIVSGPEQNKTIDVWRETFGIR, translated from the coding sequence ATGACGAGAACCGGCGATCGCGACATCACGCGCCGTACTGTCCTCACCAGCATCAGTGCCGCATTGGCGCTAGGCGCGCTGGCGCCATCACGTGCGATGGTCGCCGCCGAAGACTGGCCGGCGGTGCAGGCCGCGGCACTGAAAGAAGGCAAGCTCAGCTTCTATCACAACCTGCGCCCGCAAGGCGTTGAGCAGTTGATGATCGAATTCCGAAAGGCCAACCCCGGCATCCAGACCGAACAGATCCGGCTCGGCAGCGCACCGCTGATCGAACGCTTCTCGACCGAATTCAACGCCGGCCGCAATCTCGCCGACGCGATGCTGACCTTCCCCGACGATGCCATGTTCGCCGGCGTCGACAAGGCGGGCTGGGCGGCCGAATGGACCCCGCCGGAACTCGCCGCCTTCAACCAAGACGTCAATCACGGCAACAAGATCTTCGCCGTCCATACCTCCCGCAACGTCATTATTTATAACAAGCAGCGGGTGAAGCCGTCAGATGCGCCGAAGGAATGGACCGATCTCTGGGATCCGAAGTGGAAGGGCAAGGTCGCCATGGATCCGCCCTGGCGCTCGATCGCCGTGCAGGGTCTGGTCGCTTTCTGGGTCAAGAACGGTATTCCGGATGCGGCACAAAAGCTGAAGGCCAACGACATCAGGTTCTTCGAGGGGTCGGCCGGCGTGTTTCAGGCCGTGCTGCGCGGCGACGTGATGGTGGCGACGCTCGCTGATCTGCCGCTCGAGCCCGGCCTCGAGGATGGCGCGCCGATCGGCTTCGTCTATCCGAAATCCGGCACCGCCACCAACAGCGGCTACGTCATGGTGAGCGGCCGCGCGCCGCATCCCAACGCCGGCAAGGTCTTCGTCAACTGGCTCTTGAGCGCGCCGGGGCAACTGGTGCTGCAGGAACAGGGCGGCTTGCCCGTTACCCGACCCGGCGTGGCGCCGACCAAATTCATCCCGCCGACCTCGGCGCTATCGAACGCGGTCGACTCGCTGACGATCGTCTCCGGGCCCGAGCAGAACAAGACCATCGACGTGTGGCGTGAAACCTTCGGCATTCGTTGA
- a CDS encoding iron ABC transporter permease, with product MDQGEGRFGLEASSARVRPSAVKRAAAHDGVLTGLYVIVFAIVAFLALVPLAALVIGSLRDTSPGMPGQWTLANWINLASPGVVETLLTTLEVAGLSTLFAMVMGTALALVIHRTDFRWPSTMTGLLGLSFYFPSFILAMAWIVIGSPGGVINDLLRLLNIESVSVDIYSAAGIVFVMVLHQVPFVYLTIRGPIMGMDPSYEEAARTAGASPWRMLRSVTLPMLSYALASSALLCLVLTLEQFGIPVLIGVPGHVTVLATQIYLLCRFPPTAYGLAAAIGLTLAAITGIAILLQRRLARGGRSVVTTGKAGKITPIPLGVWRWPVNLICGFYIAVSLVLPGLILLYTSLIKFFTANPFDAAFTFRNYIYIWNSEETQRAIFNTVIVSGGGALVGVVLGIACSYFTVRLRPTGYRVLDALVMLPFGVPGIVLGLGLLWAYAYLPLPLYGTLTLIVLAYVTRFLPYATETSGARFVQLDRSLEEAAWTAGASRLSGVWRILMPLSLPSLQSSYFLLFMAFFREISATILIFTASTSVLSVSIWSSFEQANWGLASALSILAMILMVAMMSLLLWAMPGARRR from the coding sequence TTGGATCAGGGTGAAGGTCGCTTCGGGCTGGAAGCGTCCTCCGCGCGCGTACGTCCATCCGCCGTCAAGCGCGCGGCGGCGCATGACGGCGTGTTGACCGGGCTCTATGTGATCGTCTTTGCGATCGTGGCGTTTCTGGCGCTGGTTCCGCTCGCGGCGCTGGTGATCGGCAGCCTGCGCGACACTTCGCCGGGCATGCCCGGCCAGTGGACCTTGGCGAACTGGATTAACCTGGCTTCGCCCGGTGTCGTCGAGACCTTGCTGACGACGCTGGAAGTCGCGGGGCTGAGCACCTTGTTCGCGATGGTGATGGGCACGGCGCTGGCGCTGGTGATCCATCGTACTGACTTCCGCTGGCCGAGCACGATGACGGGATTGCTGGGGCTCAGCTTCTATTTCCCGTCGTTCATTCTGGCGATGGCCTGGATCGTGATCGGTTCGCCCGGTGGCGTCATCAATGATCTCCTGCGCCTGCTCAATATCGAATCCGTTTCGGTCGATATCTACAGCGCCGCCGGCATCGTCTTCGTCATGGTGCTGCATCAGGTGCCGTTCGTCTATCTGACGATCCGCGGGCCGATCATGGGCATGGACCCGAGCTACGAGGAGGCCGCCCGCACGGCGGGCGCTTCGCCGTGGCGGATGTTGCGCAGCGTCACGCTGCCGATGCTGTCCTATGCGCTCGCTTCCAGTGCCCTGCTGTGTCTGGTGCTGACCCTGGAGCAGTTCGGCATCCCCGTGCTGATCGGCGTTCCCGGCCACGTCACGGTTCTGGCCACGCAAATTTATCTGCTGTGCCGGTTTCCGCCGACGGCCTACGGGCTTGCGGCCGCGATCGGCCTGACGCTTGCGGCGATTACCGGCATTGCCATCCTGCTGCAGCGGCGGCTGGCGCGTGGCGGACGCTCAGTGGTGACGACCGGCAAGGCCGGCAAGATCACGCCGATCCCGCTCGGCGTCTGGCGCTGGCCGGTCAATCTGATCTGCGGTTTCTATATTGCGGTCAGTCTGGTGCTGCCTGGCCTGATCCTGCTCTACACCTCGCTGATCAAGTTCTTTACCGCCAATCCGTTCGACGCCGCCTTCACCTTCCGCAATTATATTTACATCTGGAATTCGGAAGAAACCCAGCGGGCGATCTTCAACACCGTGATCGTGTCCGGCGGCGGCGCGCTGGTCGGTGTCGTGCTCGGCATTGCCTGCAGCTATTTCACCGTGCGGCTGCGTCCGACCGGATACCGCGTGCTTGATGCGCTGGTCATGCTCCCGTTCGGCGTGCCCGGCATCGTGCTTGGTCTCGGCCTGTTGTGGGCCTACGCCTACCTGCCGCTGCCGCTCTACGGCACGCTGACCCTGATCGTGCTGGCCTATGTCACGCGCTTTTTGCCCTACGCGACCGAAACGTCCGGCGCGCGCTTCGTGCAGCTCGACCGCAGCCTCGAGGAAGCGGCCTGGACCGCGGGCGCGAGCCGTTTGTCCGGCGTCTGGCGCATCCTGATGCCGCTCAGCCTGCCGTCGCTGCAGAGCAGCTACTTCCTGCTGTTCATGGCGTTCTTCCGCGAAATCTCCGCCACGATCCTGATCTTCACCGCCTCGACCTCGGTGCTGTCGGTTTCGATCTGGTCGTCGTTCGAACAGGCCAATTGGGGGCTCGCGAGCGCGCTCTCGATCCTCGCGATGATCCTGATGGTCGCCATGATGTCCTTGCTGCTCTGGGCCATGCCCGGCGCGCGCAGGCGATAG
- a CDS encoding ABC transporter ATP-binding protein — MGIAVRNLVKSYGAFTVIYSISFDVADGEFVTLLGPSGCGKTTTLRCIAGLETPTGGSIAINGETVSDPAANLFVPPHERDLGMVFQSYAVWPHLTVAENVAFPLTVKGERDVAAGVNWALDIVGMGKLAKRRPSELSGGQQQRVALARAIAARPRLLLFDEPLSNLDARLRDRTRLEISRIQRELNVPALYVTHDQTEALSMSDRVIVMDSGRIVQEGTPRDLYQQPVNRFVADFIGNANFLHVQRVGRGWQLENGSPVEVDPATDRDDGRSKIALLRPEAIRLDETSAAAIAGQNRLTGHVVSGMYLGPHVEYIVEVGADRLRAYSRSALAPGSPAILSFDARDCRLVDDVAQTEARLRHAG, encoded by the coding sequence ATGGGTATCGCCGTCCGCAACCTCGTCAAATCCTATGGCGCCTTCACCGTCATCTACTCGATATCGTTCGACGTGGCCGACGGCGAGTTCGTCACGCTGCTCGGGCCCTCCGGCTGCGGCAAGACCACCACATTGCGATGCATTGCAGGCCTGGAAACCCCGACCGGCGGCAGCATCGCCATCAACGGCGAGACGGTTTCCGATCCGGCCGCCAACCTGTTCGTGCCGCCGCACGAGCGCGATCTCGGCATGGTGTTCCAGTCCTATGCGGTTTGGCCGCATCTGACGGTCGCGGAGAACGTCGCATTTCCGCTCACCGTGAAAGGCGAGCGCGACGTCGCCGCCGGCGTCAACTGGGCGCTCGACATCGTCGGCATGGGCAAGCTCGCCAAGCGCCGTCCTTCCGAATTGTCAGGAGGACAACAGCAGCGCGTGGCGCTGGCGCGGGCGATCGCGGCGCGCCCGCGATTGCTGCTGTTCGATGAGCCGCTGTCGAACCTCGACGCCCGCCTGCGCGATCGCACCCGGCTGGAGATCAGCCGGATCCAGCGCGAATTGAACGTGCCCGCGCTGTACGTGACGCACGACCAGACCGAGGCGCTGTCGATGTCCGACCGCGTCATCGTGATGGATTCAGGCCGGATCGTGCAGGAAGGCACGCCGCGCGATCTGTACCAGCAGCCGGTCAATCGCTTCGTTGCCGACTTCATCGGCAACGCCAATTTCCTGCATGTGCAGCGTGTTGGCCGCGGGTGGCAACTGGAAAATGGCTCGCCGGTCGAGGTCGATCCGGCCACCGACCGCGACGACGGCCGCTCCAAGATTGCATTGTTGCGTCCCGAGGCGATCCGGCTCGACGAAACGTCGGCGGCGGCGATTGCCGGACAGAACCGGCTAACCGGTCACGTCGTCAGCGGCATGTATCTCGGTCCGCATGTCGAATACATCGTCGAGGTCGGCGCCGACCGTCTGCGCGCCTATTCGCGCAGCGCACTCGCACCCGGCAGCCCCGCCATTCTTTCGTTCGATGCCCGCGACTGTCGTCTCGTCGACGATGTGGCTCAAACCGAAGCGAGATTGCGGCATGCTGGATAA
- a CDS encoding MmgE/PrpD family protein, which yields MLDKTSVSSAATKPARTLAEFAAGLKFEDIPAPVLHRAELLILDALGCGLASNAYGFADVAVAGATALGGEGTCSVIGRDVRLPVRDAALANGMLIHGLDFDDTHLNSIIHATAACLPCALTFGESRGIDGKTLLVAYAAGMETAIRVGAAVKGGFHHAGFHATGLVAHFSSAVVAARILGLSADGIVAAQGIAASTASGVQVFLEEGAWTKRMHPGWAAVAGITAAVLAQQGFKAPTRPYEGRFGFFDTHIQHSPAPIDLNAELTSLGKVWELAETAIKPYPVCHFIHGCADAAIELHAGVNPADIASVEAYLPRDTMPIVAEPAAAKTRPTNEYEAKFSAQFVIATCLIKGAFGLADLMPAALADPVVLDLTQRVTCAVDPDSAFPTFFSGGVRVTLKDGRSFFRHIRVNSGAGERALDEAAVSKKFRASATLSIPLVQAERIREAVLKLETHSATEIAALLRSTTSQSIRRAKL from the coding sequence ATGCTGGATAAGACGTCCGTCTCATCAGCGGCCACCAAGCCGGCCCGAACGCTGGCCGAGTTTGCCGCCGGCTTGAAGTTCGAAGATATCCCGGCGCCGGTGCTGCATCGCGCCGAGCTTTTGATCCTCGACGCGTTGGGCTGCGGCCTCGCTTCCAATGCCTACGGTTTTGCCGATGTCGCGGTTGCTGGCGCCACGGCGCTGGGCGGTGAGGGGACGTGCAGCGTGATCGGCCGCGATGTCCGCTTGCCGGTGCGGGACGCGGCGCTTGCCAACGGCATGCTGATCCACGGCCTCGACTTCGACGACACCCACCTCAACAGCATCATTCACGCCACCGCGGCCTGTCTTCCCTGTGCGCTGACCTTCGGCGAATCCCGCGGCATCGACGGCAAGACGTTACTGGTTGCCTACGCCGCCGGGATGGAGACCGCGATCCGCGTCGGCGCCGCGGTCAAGGGCGGCTTCCACCATGCGGGCTTTCATGCCACCGGGCTGGTCGCGCATTTCAGTTCGGCGGTGGTGGCCGCGCGCATTCTCGGCCTGTCGGCCGACGGCATCGTCGCCGCGCAAGGCATCGCCGCCAGCACCGCCTCGGGCGTCCAGGTGTTCCTTGAGGAAGGCGCGTGGACCAAGCGCATGCATCCCGGCTGGGCCGCAGTCGCCGGCATCACCGCTGCGGTTCTGGCGCAACAAGGCTTCAAGGCCCCGACGCGTCCCTATGAAGGTCGCTTCGGCTTCTTCGACACGCATATCCAGCATTCGCCGGCGCCGATCGATCTCAACGCCGAGCTCACGAGTCTCGGTAAGGTCTGGGAATTGGCCGAGACCGCGATCAAGCCTTATCCGGTCTGCCATTTCATCCACGGCTGTGCGGACGCCGCGATCGAACTGCATGCCGGGGTCAACCCTGCCGACATTGCCAGCGTAGAGGCCTATCTGCCGCGCGATACCATGCCGATCGTGGCCGAACCGGCCGCCGCCAAGACCCGGCCGACCAACGAATATGAAGCGAAGTTCAGCGCCCAGTTCGTTATTGCTACCTGCCTCATCAAGGGTGCGTTCGGTCTCGCCGACCTGATGCCGGCCGCCCTGGCGGATCCGGTGGTGCTGGACCTGACGCAGCGCGTCACCTGCGCCGTCGATCCGGACTCGGCTTTCCCGACCTTCTTCTCCGGCGGTGTCCGCGTGACGCTGAAGGATGGCCGCAGCTTCTTTAGGCATATCCGCGTCAACAGCGGCGCGGGCGAGCGCGCGCTGGATGAGGCCGCGGTTTCGAAGAAATTTCGCGCTTCCGCCACCTTGTCGATCCCGCTGGTTCAAGCCGAACGCATTCGCGAGGCTGTGCTGAAGCTCGAAACCCATTCCGCCACCGAGATCGCGGCCTTGCTGCGATCCACAACAAGCCAGTCAATCAGGAGAGCGAAGTTATGA
- the tcuA gene encoding FAD-dependent tricarballylate dehydrogenase TcuA: protein MSTYDVIVVGAGNAALAAAVSAKENGAERVVVIEKAPREMRGGNTHWSGGVLRFAFDDPREIGELLPDVEEEFENFYDGISPYPKEDFHGDLMRVTSGRTDPVLSKLLVHNSFDTVKWMKKVGGIKMEPAITLSAVKKDNVMVWARGLVVRAEHEGVGLSRSWFATAEKLGIEIRYGTAAVELLIGDDGRVNGVKVRDDDGMSVLNARSIVLGCGGFEANVQMRTQHIGPLVGAAKVRGTPHNQGDGLRMAMNVGAMPWGQWSGCHATPISADWGEFAPRELTDRSNRLSYVYGIMLNRKGKRFVDEGEDGALFTYAKFGRAILAEPGAKAWQIFDSRVVHLLEPRYQTSKPITANTLEDLIDQLDFDDKAQALKTVDEYNAHAREMDDGFDPTRKDGLSSKGLDLEKTNWALKVAKPPFYAYSATGGITFTFGGLKVNETAQVIGTDWRPIKGLFCCGEMVGGLFYDNYPAGTGLVSGATFGRIAGRSAAAAD, encoded by the coding sequence ATGAGTACGTATGATGTCATCGTGGTCGGCGCCGGTAACGCGGCATTGGCTGCCGCCGTTTCCGCCAAGGAGAACGGCGCCGAGCGCGTCGTGGTGATCGAGAAGGCGCCGCGGGAGATGCGCGGCGGCAATACCCATTGGAGCGGCGGCGTGCTGCGCTTTGCCTTCGACGATCCGCGCGAGATCGGCGAGCTGTTGCCTGACGTCGAGGAAGAGTTCGAAAACTTCTACGACGGCATTTCGCCCTATCCGAAGGAAGACTTTCACGGCGACTTGATGCGCGTCACCAGCGGGCGCACCGATCCGGTGCTGTCGAAATTGCTGGTGCATAATTCGTTCGACACCGTGAAGTGGATGAAGAAGGTCGGCGGCATCAAGATGGAGCCGGCGATCACGCTGTCCGCGGTCAAGAAGGACAACGTCATGGTGTGGGCGCGCGGCCTGGTGGTGCGCGCCGAGCATGAGGGCGTCGGCCTGTCGCGAAGCTGGTTCGCTACCGCCGAGAAGCTCGGTATCGAAATTCGCTACGGCACCGCGGCGGTCGAGCTTCTGATCGGTGACGACGGCAGGGTCAATGGTGTCAAGGTGCGCGACGACGACGGCATGTCGGTCTTGAACGCCCGTTCGATCGTGCTCGGCTGCGGCGGCTTCGAGGCCAACGTGCAGATGCGCACCCAGCATATCGGTCCGCTGGTCGGCGCCGCCAAGGTGCGGGGAACGCCGCACAACCAGGGCGACGGCTTGCGGATGGCGATGAATGTTGGCGCCATGCCGTGGGGACAGTGGAGCGGCTGCCACGCCACGCCGATCAGCGCCGACTGGGGTGAGTTTGCCCCGCGCGAACTGACCGATCGCAGCAACCGGCTGAGCTACGTCTACGGCATCATGCTCAACCGCAAGGGCAAGCGGTTTGTCGACGAAGGCGAGGATGGCGCGCTGTTCACCTATGCCAAGTTCGGCCGCGCGATTCTCGCCGAGCCCGGCGCCAAGGCCTGGCAGATCTTCGACTCCCGCGTGGTCCATCTGCTGGAGCCGCGTTACCAGACCAGCAAGCCGATTACCGCCAACACACTGGAAGACCTGATCGACCAGCTCGACTTCGACGACAAGGCGCAGGCTTTGAAGACTGTCGACGAATACAATGCCCATGCCCGCGAGATGGACGACGGCTTCGATCCGACCAGGAAGGACGGTCTCTCCAGCAAGGGGCTCGATCTGGAGAAAACCAACTGGGCGCTGAAAGTGGCCAAGCCACCGTTCTATGCCTACAGCGCCACCGGCGGCATCACCTTTACCTTCGGCGGCCTGAAGGTGAACGAGACCGCGCAGGTGATCGGCACCGACTGGCGTCCGATCAAGGGGTTGTTCTGCTGCGGCGAAATGGTCGGCGGCCTGTTCTACGACAACTATCCGGCCGGCACCGGTCTCGTCTCGGGCGCGACCTTCGGGCGGATCGCCGGGCGTAGCGCGGCGGCAGCCGACTAA